In Pelodiscus sinensis isolate JC-2024 unplaced genomic scaffold, ASM4963464v1 ctg34, whole genome shotgun sequence, the genomic stretch cttcccttcccttccccggaGTTCTGCTAGGAGGGGGATGCGAGGATTGGCACTGGCCCTATGGCacattgagtttgagaccccctggTCTAAAGGGGTCCTGGGTTCTTCTCCCATCTGTCCGGGCCAGAATTGGGGAGTCACATTCCCCCGGGGAGCAGTGAGTCTCGACAGCCTCCGTGAGCCCAGCAATGCAAAAGAGGGGCCCTCGTCACTTCCCCGGCAGGGAGCTGTTCCGTCTGGGCTGCCCGGCCCTGTCGGACGTGGTGAGCccagaggcagagagctttcCTGGGACGGAGGCGGGCGAGGGGCGCGCAGCGCAGGAGATGGCGGCCGTGAAGGCCTGGCGGAAGGAGCGCATGCGGAAGACGTACACCACGGGGTTGATGGCGGAGTTGGCGTGGGAGAGGACGATGGCCGCCAGCACCAGCGTGCCAGGAATGGGGCAGCCGGGGCAGAAGAGCCGCACGGCGTTGATGACGTGGAGGGGCAGCCAGCAGAGGGCGAAGCAGAAGAGGACGATGAAGAGCGAGGTggccagccgcagctccttgcgCAGGACGCGGCGGCGCCGGGCCTGCCGGCTCACGTCCACCTCCCGTTCGGCCACCTTGCGGATCTGCCGCTTGGCCTCCAGGAAGATGCGGCCGTAGAGGACCAGCATGGCGGCCAGCGGCAGCAGCATGCAGGCCAGGAAGTTGAAGTAGACCTTGTAGGTCTCCTCGATGAAGGCGTTGAAGACGCAGGGCCCGTCGGGCGGGAAAGGCTTGTGCCAGCCCATGAGGGGCAGCGAGCCGATCACGGtggccagcacccagctgccCAGGATGGCCAGGAGCGCGTTGTGGGGCGTCATGAGGGACAGGTAGCGGAAGGGCTTGAGGATGGAGATGTACCGCTCCACCGCGATGGCCAGCAGGCCGAAGACCGAGGCCTGCGTGAAGACCAGCAGGGTGCAGAGCATCAGCAAACACAATGTCGGCTGGCCCTGCGGCAGCCCCACGTCCGCCAGCTGGGCACAGGGGATGGCCACGGCCCCCACCAAGACGTCGGCCACGGCCAGCGAGACCAGGAAGTGGTTGGTCACCACGGCGCGCAGCTTCCGGTCCCGCAGGATGACGGTGCAGATGAAGAGGTTGCCCGCGATGGACAGCACGGCCGTGGCGCTCTCCATCAGGAAATATGGCACATCCAGGCCGGGCGAGCTCCCGTTCGAGGCCCCcaggtggggtggagcagggatggaCGGGAAGGACCAATTGGGGAAAGTGTCCAGGGTAGCTGGGACTCCGGTCATGTCCTTCCAGGCTCCTCGCGGGGCCCTCAGCGCCCCCGAGTCTCCGTGCTCCATCTGGGCAGCTGCAAGGAGGAAAACCAGAGCTCAGTCTATGGCCAACCCGTGCCAGGGGGCTGGGCTACGGGGGCTGAACTCTGCCGGTCGATTGGGTAAGGAGGCAGCTCCAGTCTGACCTGACCTGTGGTTTGCACATCACGCCAGAGGATCTGATGGACCCCAGTGATCTAGgacagtggtgcgcaaccttttttgatctgcgACTCCCACGCTGTAGGGACCGCCAACTGCCGGGCCCAGCCTCCATCCGGCCGGATCTAAGCGCCGTGTGTCCACACCTAGCCCCCACCCAGCTGGTTCTAAGTCTCACGACCCCTTGGGAAGACATCTGTGACCCCCCTGGGGGGTCGTGACCCATGGGTTGCGCACACTGGTCTAGGACAGTGGTGTTTCTCAACCGGTGGTACAAGTACCACTAGGGGTacccgagagaagtctggggggtacatcaacacaactgaaaattggagaaaactgaatgtatGTTGTAAGCTTTACGGCGCTTTGTTAgttttgtcctttttacacccaaacatttcatcgcccgcccggctccgattaagttgtttgaacaaatgtgttgcaaaggtagaaaaaaaaacgtgtctgaaaactgtaggtactgggggtactttattaaGAAAGGTTGAGAGACACTGAGCTAGGAAAGGGAGCTGGAGAAGGCCCCGTTCTCCTGCTCCTGAGAGCTAAGGCCCCGAGGTGCGGGAGTCAGAGGGACACTGGATGACCCCACCCTGTGTGCAGTAGCTATCGAGGGGCTGTGCCCACACCCAGCAGGCAACCCCTTATTCCCGGATCATAGTTTGAGGCTGCGGCTTCCATTAACAGGGAGGGAGC encodes the following:
- the LOC106731898 gene encoding adenosine receptor A1-like gives rise to the protein MPRGSDGRAALAAAQMEHGDSGALRAPRGAWKDMTGVPATLDTFPNWSFPSIPAPPHLGASNGSSPGLDVPYFLMESATAVLSIAGNLFICTVILRDRKLRAVVTNHFLVSLAVADVLVGAVAIPCAQLADVGLPQGQPTLCLLMLCTLLVFTQASVFGLLAIAVERYISILKPFRYLSLMTPHNALLAILGSWVLATVIGSLPLMGWHKPFPPDGPCVFNAFIEETYKVYFNFLACMLLPLAAMLVLYGRIFLEAKRQIRKVAEREVDVSRQARRRRVLRKELRLATSLFIVLFCFALCWLPLHVINAVRLFCPGCPIPGTLVLAAIVLSHANSAINPVVYVFRMRSFRQAFTAAISCAARPSPASVPGKLSASGLTTSDRAGQPRRNSSLPGK